A part of Pirellulaceae bacterium genomic DNA contains:
- the dnaG gene encoding DNA primase — MSFSFDPDIKERVRTATDIVELVGSRLELRRQGAMYVANCPWHNDSRPSLQVNPARQTWKCWVCDIGGDVFNYVMRIEGCSFADALHRLAERAGINMARRGASGKSGRGGQDATVDQKAELYRVLRWADDFFHRYLLESPQAAAARDYLNERGITHHSQEKFHLGMSPNSWSALLEAAAGERISPTLLEAAGLVVKREGQGGYYDRFRERIIFPIRDRENRTIAFGGRIMPGAGEGAKYINSPETRLFQKSRQLYGFDVAHIPIHRQRQAVVMEGYTDVIVAHQVGVDNAVAVLGTALGAAHLRTLRHSCDSVVLLLDGDEAGQRRSDEVLELFLHAQLDVRIVTLPEGLDPADYLNKYGLEAFERSVATACDALEFRLRRATAGIDPLVDTHRVHRAIEEMLSLLAKVPHSGLISNEAFRIRQNQVLTRLSRQFTIGEEVLRQQLSALRQRQSQLTQSVRSRAQEPQETAPPIAFHLSDLSPFERELLELLIIAPQVAPIVLERVQSGWLECKAARAMLDAYQQLDFSGVSLEFNSVLSAVEDPSLKSLLVTLHDQAAAKSSSTKASADERLRALTQRIGQRHDELRGLQLVEQLRKGVSEKEEMDLLQDVIRQARLRQGLQTAALSADPAVPSQPEQDSDVPASR; from the coding sequence GTGTCGTTTTCGTTCGACCCTGATATCAAAGAACGTGTCCGCACCGCAACGGACATTGTGGAACTGGTTGGCAGCCGTCTGGAGTTGCGCCGGCAGGGGGCGATGTACGTCGCCAACTGTCCGTGGCACAACGACTCGCGACCCAGTCTCCAAGTCAATCCCGCTCGGCAGACTTGGAAATGCTGGGTGTGCGATATTGGCGGCGATGTCTTCAACTACGTGATGCGCATCGAAGGGTGCAGCTTTGCCGATGCGCTGCATCGTTTGGCTGAGCGCGCGGGCATCAATATGGCCCGCCGCGGTGCATCGGGCAAATCAGGTCGCGGTGGCCAGGATGCGACAGTCGACCAAAAAGCCGAACTATATCGCGTTTTGCGCTGGGCTGATGATTTCTTCCATCGTTATCTGCTGGAGTCGCCACAAGCAGCGGCGGCGCGGGATTATTTGAACGAGCGCGGGATTACCCACCATTCCCAGGAAAAATTTCACTTGGGGATGTCACCCAATAGTTGGTCTGCCTTATTGGAAGCAGCGGCTGGCGAACGAATCTCGCCGACGCTACTGGAGGCTGCTGGGCTGGTGGTCAAGCGCGAAGGGCAAGGCGGCTACTACGATCGTTTCCGCGAGCGAATCATTTTCCCGATTCGCGACCGCGAGAATCGGACGATTGCATTTGGCGGGCGAATCATGCCAGGCGCGGGCGAGGGGGCCAAATATATCAACTCGCCGGAAACCCGGCTGTTTCAAAAGAGCCGGCAGTTGTACGGTTTTGATGTGGCTCACATACCCATTCATCGACAGCGACAGGCTGTGGTCATGGAGGGCTATACCGATGTCATTGTGGCGCATCAAGTTGGCGTCGATAACGCTGTAGCCGTGCTGGGCACCGCCTTGGGAGCGGCACACCTGCGCACCTTGCGGCATTCCTGCGATTCGGTGGTCTTGCTGTTGGATGGCGACGAGGCGGGCCAGCGGCGCAGCGATGAGGTGCTGGAGTTGTTCCTGCATGCACAGTTGGACGTGCGCATTGTAACGTTGCCTGAAGGCTTGGACCCCGCCGATTACTTGAATAAGTATGGACTAGAGGCGTTTGAACGCAGTGTGGCCACAGCCTGTGATGCACTGGAGTTTCGGTTGCGGCGAGCCACCGCCGGAATCGATCCGCTGGTCGACACCCATCGAGTGCACCGTGCCATCGAAGAGATGTTGTCGTTGTTGGCCAAAGTGCCGCACTCGGGGCTGATATCCAATGAAGCCTTTCGCATCCGCCAAAATCAAGTGCTGACCAGGTTGTCGCGGCAGTTTACGATTGGTGAAGAGGTGTTGCGGCAGCAGTTAAGCGCACTGCGCCAGCGGCAATCCCAACTGACTCAGTCGGTTCGCAGTCGAGCGCAGGAGCCGCAGGAAACTGCTCCGCCCATCGCCTTTCATCTCAGCGATTTGTCGCCGTTTGAACGCGAATTGTTAGAGCTGTTAATCATCGCTCCGCAAGTTGCCCCGATTGTACTGGAAAGAGTGCAATCGGGATGGCTTGAGTGCAAAGCGGCTCGAGCCATGTTGGACGCCTATCAGCAGTTGGACTTCAGCGGCGTATCGCTGGAGTTCAATAGCGTGCTGTCGGCGGTTGAGGATCCATCACTGAAGAGTCTGCTGGTGACGCTGCACGATCAGGCGGCTGCCAAGTCCAGCAGCACGAAGGCGTCTGCGGACGAGCGGTTGCGTGCTCTGACGCAGCGCATCGGGCAGCGGCACGACGAGCTGCGCGGACTGCAGTTGGTGGAACAATTGAGAAAAGGTGTTTCTGAGAAGGAGGAAATGGATCTCTTGCAAGATGTGATTCGTCAAGCTCGCCTGCGTCAAGGTTTGCAGACTGCCGCGTTATCCGCCGATCCAGCGGTTCCGTCGCAGCCTGAACAGGACTCGGACGTACCCGCCAGTCGGTAG